The Nitrospirales bacterium genome includes a window with the following:
- the fliN gene encoding flagellar motor switch protein FliN produces the protein MSEEPDDSFDPEMDAEAEMAKAMAEAEATQAVQPVNAAQPPATTSLPATSREEFNDANLDRILDIPLMISAQLGSARMLIKELLQLGPGSVVELDKLAGEPLEVLVNEKLVARGEVVMVNEKFGIRLTDVVSQTERVNHLS, from the coding sequence ATGAGTGAAGAACCCGATGATTCATTTGACCCGGAGATGGACGCTGAAGCGGAAATGGCCAAAGCCATGGCGGAAGCTGAGGCGACTCAAGCCGTGCAGCCGGTCAACGCGGCTCAACCACCAGCAACCACGAGCCTGCCAGCCACGAGTCGCGAAGAATTCAATGATGCCAATCTGGATCGTATCCTAGATATTCCCCTGATGATTTCCGCGCAGCTGGGGAGCGCGCGAATGTTAATCAAAGAGTTGCTCCAATTAGGACCAGGTTCTGTGGTTGAGTTGGATAAATTGGCGGGAGAGCCGTTAGAGGTGTTGGTGAACGAGAAACTGGTGGCGCGCGGGGAAGTGGTCATGGTGAATGAAAAATTCGGCATACGGCTCACCGATGTCGTCAGTCAAACGGAACGTGTCAATCATCTTTCCTGA
- a CDS encoding flagellar hook protein FlgE: protein MGITSAFFTATSGINATSRALSEIGNNIANAQTTGYKTRTITFGDLFGASIGGGGTTNALVEGRGVRVLGIDPSFSQGSLQTTSNALDLAVDGDGFFQVVDPNGDNFYTRAGQFGTDASGNITNPAGLKLQGYQADANGVITGTIGDLVLTTTQQVGTVTSVVDMSGNLNAGETATTFDIDDPLTTSSFSTGFQLYDSLGFGHGVTMYFTKTANNAWQYNIVGNASEFTVVAGSTSSDGNSDLIATGSLGFTSGGLLDTESAVTYYNSGTPTGITFTNGAADILSANLTFDFGTSVTTDSGPGTDGMLQQGGSSVILTQSQNGFANGTLAGTSIGEDGTISGRFSNGTTRNLGQVLLTRFSNPDGLQPIGRNLFIQSADSGDPLDGSPGTGGFGKIFANTLEASNVDLGDELVNMITMQRGFQANARIITTTDTLLGELVNLSR, encoded by the coding sequence ATGGGTATTACCTCTGCATTTTTTACAGCCACTAGCGGGATTAATGCGACAAGTCGCGCACTGAGCGAGATCGGCAATAACATCGCGAATGCGCAAACGACTGGGTATAAAACCCGGACCATTACATTTGGTGATCTCTTTGGAGCTTCCATAGGCGGGGGAGGGACGACGAATGCTCTCGTCGAAGGTCGAGGCGTTCGTGTGCTGGGCATCGATCCGAGCTTTAGTCAAGGATCGTTGCAGACAACGTCCAACGCCTTGGACCTGGCAGTCGACGGAGATGGGTTTTTTCAAGTCGTCGATCCGAATGGAGACAATTTCTACACTCGAGCAGGACAGTTTGGGACTGATGCTTCGGGCAATATCACCAATCCGGCAGGACTGAAGTTGCAAGGATACCAAGCGGATGCGAATGGCGTGATCACCGGGACAATCGGCGATTTAGTCCTCACGACGACTCAACAAGTGGGCACTGTCACTTCTGTCGTTGACATGTCGGGCAATCTTAACGCTGGAGAAACGGCCACGACATTCGATATTGACGACCCGTTGACGACTTCGTCATTCAGCACAGGATTTCAGTTGTATGACTCCCTCGGATTTGGACATGGAGTGACGATGTACTTTACGAAAACCGCGAACAATGCGTGGCAATACAATATTGTAGGAAATGCCTCGGAGTTCACCGTGGTGGCAGGCTCCACGTCCTCGGACGGCAATAGTGATTTGATCGCGACGGGGTCACTGGGCTTTACCAGTGGCGGTCTGCTCGATACGGAAAGTGCCGTGACCTATTACAATTCCGGAACCCCGACGGGCATTACATTTACGAATGGGGCCGCGGATATACTCTCCGCTAACTTGACCTTTGACTTCGGCACCAGCGTCACGACGGACAGCGGCCCAGGGACCGATGGAATGTTGCAGCAGGGCGGGTCTTCTGTGATTCTTACGCAGTCGCAAAACGGTTTCGCGAATGGGACGTTAGCTGGAACTTCGATCGGAGAAGACGGCACCATCTCGGGCCGATTTTCGAATGGAACGACGAGAAACCTTGGACAGGTCTTGCTCACGAGGTTTAGTAATCCTGACGGATTGCAGCCCATCGGACGGAACCTGTTTATCCAAAGTGCCGACTCAGGGGATCCATTAGATGGGAGCCCAGGGACTGGGGGATTTGGGAAAATCTTCGCAAACACCTTAGAAGCTTCGAATGTCGATCTTGGAGACGAGCTCGTCAACATGATTACTATGCAGCGTGGATTTCAAGCCAACGCTCGAATCATCACGACGACCGACACCCTTCTGGGCGAACTGGTGAATCTGTCGAGGTAA
- a CDS encoding FliI/YscN family ATPase — protein MNLPCLLPLLNDIHPVTIYGKVVNAIGLTIEGTGPHVALGQNCRILNRAGATVTEAEVVGFRHNRVMLMPFGEMQGIGPGDKIRYDCRPSRVEVGPGLLGRVLDGLGRPIDGRGPIPFVETYSLTGNIPSPLERDRISQPMDLGIRSMNALSTCGVGQKLGIFAGSGVGKSVLLGMISRHATADINVIALIGERGREVKEFIERELGQESLQRSIVIAATSDQSPLVRLRGASIATAIAEYFRDQGRHVLLMMDSVTRLAHAQREIGLAVGEPPTAKGYPPSVFHLLPKILERVGPARGGSITGLYTVLVDGDDLTDPIADAVRAILDGHIVLSRSLASQGHFPAIDVLGSLSRVMSDVVSSEHVDAARAFLEIMAVYKNSEELINLGAYQPGSNRKLDVAIAMHEPFQEFLAQKRDVRIGLAASLENLRQVLQHARKMASGKMKGTP, from the coding sequence ATGAATCTTCCCTGCCTGCTTCCTCTTCTTAACGACATTCATCCCGTGACGATATACGGGAAAGTTGTGAATGCGATTGGACTGACCATCGAAGGGACCGGTCCCCATGTGGCACTCGGACAGAATTGTCGAATCCTGAACCGAGCGGGAGCGACGGTGACCGAAGCGGAAGTGGTAGGCTTTCGACACAACCGTGTCATGCTTATGCCGTTCGGGGAAATGCAGGGAATAGGCCCAGGCGACAAGATTCGTTATGACTGTCGGCCCTCGCGAGTCGAGGTTGGCCCTGGCCTCCTAGGCCGCGTATTGGATGGATTGGGCCGGCCGATCGATGGTCGTGGTCCGATTCCGTTCGTTGAAACCTATTCGTTGACAGGGAACATTCCGAGCCCTCTTGAACGTGATCGAATCTCCCAGCCCATGGATCTCGGTATCCGTTCCATGAATGCCTTATCGACTTGTGGCGTCGGGCAAAAGCTTGGAATTTTTGCGGGAAGTGGAGTGGGGAAAAGTGTGTTATTGGGCATGATCAGTCGTCATGCTACCGCCGATATTAACGTGATTGCCCTTATCGGTGAACGTGGAAGAGAGGTGAAGGAATTCATCGAACGAGAACTGGGGCAAGAAAGTTTACAGCGATCCATCGTGATCGCCGCCACCTCGGATCAATCTCCATTGGTACGGTTGCGCGGTGCGTCGATCGCTACCGCCATCGCTGAATATTTCCGTGATCAGGGCAGGCATGTCTTGTTGATGATGGATTCTGTCACGCGGTTGGCTCATGCTCAGCGAGAAATCGGTCTGGCTGTCGGTGAGCCTCCGACCGCCAAGGGGTATCCTCCGTCGGTGTTTCATCTGTTGCCCAAAATCTTGGAGAGGGTTGGCCCGGCTCGGGGGGGATCAATTACCGGACTGTACACTGTGTTAGTCGATGGTGACGACTTGACCGATCCGATTGCCGACGCGGTACGTGCCATCTTGGATGGCCATATCGTGTTGTCCAGAAGTCTGGCCTCTCAGGGGCATTTCCCCGCCATAGACGTTCTCGGCAGTCTGAGTCGCGTGATGTCGGATGTGGTTTCTTCCGAGCATGTGGATGCTGCGAGGGCCTTTCTGGAGATCATGGCGGTGTATAAAAATTCAGAAGAACTTATCAACCTTGGCGCTTATCAACCAGGAAGCAACAGGAAACTCGATGTCGCCATCGCGATGCATGAACCCTTTCAAGAGTTTTTAGCGCAGAAACGGGATGTACGAATAGGTCTTGCTGCAAGTCTGGAGAATCTTCGGCAGGTCTTACAGCACGCCAGGAAGATGGCCTCTGGAAAAATGAAGGGAACTCCTTAG
- a CDS encoding flagellar basal body-associated FliL family protein: MAEEEKKEEADVGGGSSKKLILMIVLAVAILGGGGAAAWLMLGSGGGEESHATQQSHDEEAADGHAAEPGPIVELDGFVLNLADREELRYLKMTIKLELDRPEEKTDFPSKVPAIRDSLLVLLSSKESHMLRTTNGKRRVREEILERVNGIMKKGKIANVFFTDFVIQ, encoded by the coding sequence ATGGCTGAAGAAGAGAAAAAAGAAGAGGCCGATGTTGGAGGAGGATCGAGCAAGAAACTTATCTTGATGATTGTCTTGGCAGTGGCGATTTTAGGTGGTGGCGGTGCCGCCGCTTGGCTGATGCTGGGATCAGGTGGAGGAGAAGAGTCCCACGCCACACAGCAATCACATGATGAGGAGGCAGCAGACGGCCATGCTGCTGAACCAGGACCGATCGTTGAGTTAGACGGTTTCGTCCTCAATTTGGCGGATCGTGAAGAATTGCGTTACTTGAAGATGACGATCAAGCTTGAATTAGACCGGCCGGAAGAAAAAACGGATTTTCCGAGCAAAGTTCCCGCGATCAGAGACTCTCTGCTGGTGCTGCTCTCGAGCAAAGAATCTCACATGCTTCGCACGACGAATGGAAAGCGTCGTGTCCGGGAAGAGATCTTGGAACGCGTGAACGGTATCATGAAAAAAGGCAAAATCGCGAATGTGTTCTTTACAGACTTCGTGATTCAATAA
- the fliM gene encoding flagellar motor switch protein FliM — translation MEKILSQDEVDALLRGVSGGDVEEAPPEVEEPTDGPVPYDLGNQEWIVRGRMPTLDVIHQQFSRLFRISLGEVLRKTIEVTVTNQSVLKFSEFTRRLPVPAYLQIISLEPLRGYAMVATDAATVYLLVDHFFGGMGQTHVKPEGQDFTLIEQRIMRKVMLMGLANLEKAWEPVHKVMIKAVRAEMNPQLASIVLPSDIVIVITIGIELGDAVGDLHLCIPYAMLEPLRERLQVSFQSDFYEVDQGWVRRFSDRIRETSVTMSVHLGSTRISVEDLMNFSAGDVIVLEQATDTPLVATIEGVPKFYGYPGVTKASQSFQIESMITTKD, via the coding sequence ATGGAAAAAATTCTCTCACAAGATGAAGTCGATGCGCTCCTGCGCGGGGTTTCTGGCGGAGATGTCGAAGAAGCCCCTCCTGAGGTCGAAGAACCGACAGACGGCCCTGTCCCGTATGATCTTGGCAATCAAGAGTGGATTGTTCGCGGGCGCATGCCCACGCTTGATGTCATTCATCAGCAATTTTCACGGCTCTTCCGTATCTCCTTGGGGGAAGTTCTTCGGAAGACGATCGAAGTTACGGTCACGAATCAATCGGTGCTCAAATTCAGCGAGTTTACTCGCCGCTTGCCGGTGCCGGCCTACCTGCAAATCATTTCTCTGGAGCCGCTTCGTGGATACGCGATGGTCGCAACCGACGCGGCAACCGTCTATCTGCTCGTCGACCACTTTTTTGGAGGGATGGGGCAAACTCATGTCAAGCCTGAAGGCCAGGATTTTACGCTGATCGAACAGCGTATTATGCGAAAGGTCATGCTCATGGGGTTGGCCAACCTTGAGAAAGCGTGGGAACCGGTCCATAAGGTGATGATTAAAGCCGTTCGTGCAGAAATGAACCCGCAATTGGCTTCGATTGTGTTGCCATCCGACATCGTCATCGTGATCACCATCGGGATCGAATTGGGTGATGCGGTTGGAGATCTGCATTTGTGTATACCCTATGCGATGCTTGAGCCACTACGCGAGCGTCTTCAAGTCAGCTTCCAGAGCGATTTTTATGAAGTCGATCAAGGCTGGGTTCGTCGATTTTCCGACCGGATTCGCGAAACCTCCGTCACGATGTCGGTTCATCTTGGTTCGACGAGAATTTCTGTAGAGGACCTGATGAATTTTTCGGCGGGAGACGTCATCGTTCTGGAACAGGCGACGGATACCCCTCTCGTGGCGACGATAGAAGGCGTTCCCAAATTTTATGGTTATCCTGGTGTCACGAAGGCTTCTCAATCCTTTCAAATCGAGTCCATGATTACGACCAAAGATTGA
- the fliP gene encoding flagellar type III secretion system pore protein FliP (The bacterial flagellar biogenesis protein FliP forms a type III secretion system (T3SS)-type pore required for flagellar assembly.): protein MNTMNSPRSLLRRPIRWNPYPIVLVSCILGFWLGVPTTYAQGTQDPLLTFQLSGGEGTEPWTIGIKILVLLTVLSLAPALLTLLTSFTRLVIVLGLLRQAMGTMHAPPNQVVIGMALFMTLFIMMPVWEEIRVEAINPYLEQRVEQDVAMERAITPIREFMLRQVREKDLTLFVEMAGLKDLRSSEDVPLHVLIPAFVTSELRTAFQIGFLIYVPFLVIDMIVASILMSMGMMLLPPIMISLPFKLVLFVLADGWFLIVGSLMKSFQ, encoded by the coding sequence ATGAACACCATGAACAGCCCGCGCTCTCTTCTTAGACGCCCGATTCGCTGGAACCCGTATCCTATCGTCTTGGTGAGTTGTATCCTTGGGTTCTGGTTGGGGGTTCCAACTACCTACGCACAAGGTACGCAAGATCCATTGTTGACGTTTCAATTGTCTGGAGGGGAAGGAACTGAGCCTTGGACGATCGGTATCAAGATCCTGGTGCTCCTTACCGTCTTGTCGCTGGCTCCGGCTCTGTTGACGCTTTTAACCTCATTCACCAGACTCGTGATCGTGCTCGGCTTGTTGCGGCAAGCCATGGGCACCATGCATGCCCCTCCCAATCAAGTGGTGATTGGAATGGCTTTGTTCATGACCCTGTTCATCATGATGCCGGTTTGGGAGGAAATCCGGGTTGAGGCGATCAATCCCTATCTTGAGCAGCGAGTGGAGCAAGATGTCGCCATGGAGCGGGCGATTACGCCAATACGAGAATTTATGTTACGGCAGGTTCGTGAAAAGGACTTGACTCTCTTCGTTGAGATGGCTGGCTTGAAAGATCTCCGGAGTTCTGAAGATGTGCCGCTCCATGTCCTGATTCCCGCATTTGTCACGAGTGAACTGCGGACGGCTTTTCAGATCGGGTTTCTCATCTACGTCCCATTTTTAGTCATTGACATGATCGTCGCAAGCATTCTGATGTCTATGGGCATGATGCTGCTCCCGCCAATTATGATCTCTCTTCCTTTTAAGCTCGTGTTATTTGTATTGGCCGATGGATGGTTTTTGATCGTGGGTTCTCTCATGAAAAGCTTTCAGTAA
- a CDS encoding flagellar biosynthetic protein FliO, with protein MDFADQALKMAGALAVVVTALLSGTYLVKRFLGDSCMSFGKTMVRLLGGLRLGQGKSIMLVEVAGEVLVLGATARDLTLLTRVTEASRVEKLRSHATRSIGAFDLLYAGRWGRSTNETPGIQENHEPANVNLSTPSNIA; from the coding sequence ATGGATTTTGCGGATCAAGCCTTGAAAATGGCCGGAGCGTTAGCGGTAGTCGTGACGGCGCTCTTGAGCGGCACGTATCTCGTGAAGCGGTTTCTTGGGGACTCTTGCATGAGTTTTGGGAAAACCATGGTGCGACTGTTAGGGGGATTACGGTTGGGTCAGGGCAAGTCCATCATGCTGGTTGAAGTCGCGGGAGAAGTCCTGGTCCTTGGGGCAACGGCTCGAGATCTTACTCTCCTGACTCGCGTCACCGAGGCATCGCGAGTGGAGAAACTTCGTTCGCATGCTACCCGTTCCATCGGGGCGTTTGACCTGTTGTACGCGGGACGATGGGGACGCTCGACGAACGAGACTCCTGGAATACAGGAAAACCATGAGCCCGCCAACGTGAATCTTTCGACGCCATCAAACATTGCATGA
- a CDS encoding flagellar FliJ family protein, giving the protein MNWSTLLRFRKQVEDVIREEVVMAELEQSREETKTAQLRSEMNRLSEDIDRSLRTGISTIFLEQRFRWLEESGSALEVQANCMQEWNRKLAELRKRLKAAYHARRIVEIVIEKKETAYMRKLARDEQMLMEEVTAHKYADVMVNE; this is encoded by the coding sequence ATGAACTGGTCAACACTCTTGCGATTTCGGAAACAAGTTGAAGATGTCATTCGGGAAGAAGTGGTAATGGCCGAACTGGAGCAATCTCGAGAGGAAACCAAAACGGCTCAACTACGGTCTGAAATGAATCGCCTATCGGAGGATATCGATCGGAGTCTTCGGACCGGAATCAGTACTATTTTCCTCGAACAACGATTCAGGTGGCTCGAAGAGAGTGGGAGTGCTTTGGAAGTTCAGGCGAACTGTATGCAAGAGTGGAATCGAAAACTGGCTGAATTACGAAAACGCCTCAAGGCCGCCTATCACGCTCGACGAATCGTGGAAATCGTTATCGAGAAAAAAGAAACCGCCTACATGCGAAAACTGGCCAGGGATGAACAGATGCTGATGGAGGAGGTGACCGCGCATAAATATGCGGATGTGATGGTCAATGAATGA